The following proteins are encoded in a genomic region of Streptomyces gobiensis:
- a CDS encoding SRPBCC family protein produces METAQVVVERRIAASADEVWRVLTDLKALPRVLSGVERVEVLTKGPFGVGTGWRETRRMFGRTVTEDMRVTVCEEPSRYVLGTESGGAHYFSEVTLTPQGAGATVVRRSFGARQQGGFSGLLAKAFTGLGGRAVAKTLERDLADIAIRVTRVT; encoded by the coding sequence ATGGAAACTGCGCAGGTCGTCGTGGAGCGGCGGATCGCCGCTTCGGCCGATGAGGTCTGGCGGGTACTGACCGACCTCAAGGCGCTGCCCAGGGTGCTCAGCGGGGTGGAGCGGGTCGAGGTGCTGACCAAGGGCCCATTCGGGGTGGGGACCGGCTGGCGGGAGACCCGTCGGATGTTCGGCCGGACCGTCACCGAGGACATGCGTGTCACGGTGTGTGAGGAACCTTCGCGCTATGTCCTGGGGACGGAATCCGGTGGCGCTCACTACTTCTCAGAAGTCACCCTGACGCCACAGGGCGCGGGCGCCACCGTAGTACGCCGGAGCTTCGGCGCCCGGCAGCAGGGCGGGTTCAGCGGCCTGCTGGCGAAGGCCTTCACCGGTCTCGGCGGCAGGGCGGTAGCCAAGACGCTCGAACGGGATCTAGCGGACATTGCGATTAGGGTGACCAGGGTGACTTAG
- a CDS encoding SpoIIE family protein phosphatase, with protein sequence METRAAVSGAVAPPEDWPASADTTLMLNRMGSFDWDLDSGLMHLDEPALAVFDLRPDEYDSDPGTLRCRVPSTEGARLDGLVAQAMKDGKTSYGAYFRIRRRDGTLRWTHTQGHIQRDDAGRPHRVIGIVRDATEELSHSTDRLTLDARRQETSVVEETTAALAAARTVSDVIDVLESSRGMGRMGAVSLMMGFVEGKHIRLVAEGRTSSFVPELEFTRIDGDFPMSEVVRTMTSRFIESRQEFANRYPRLWPYIAPLNASAAAYLPLIAQGRAIGAIGLLFRDKHSFPPGERALLTALTSSIAQSLQRAKMFEQELELAESLQRAMLPHTIPSIPGIETAVSYRPARQVRDIGGDWYDVIPLPGGRVAAVIGDVQGHDTHAAAVMGQLRIVLRAYAAEGHAASTVMARASAFLHDLDTDRFATCLYAEVDPTTGWLRLVRAGHLDPLLQRTDGTCRLFPVTGGLPLGLPNLGPLDYPVTAMELEVGETLLMFTDGLVERPGADVDDGIQNLAESIGRGPADLRKLADWLCELPEERSGVDDMAVVLLRRERAVIPQLGRRLQSVAPGDMEALAGIRRLVREAAHAWNADARGDDVELAAHELTVNALTHTEGGAVVTIRLLGGAERRLRVEVEDRSSEHPELRTARDARLPGRGLLLVDQLADVWGVESRGDGKRVWCEFVCPAE encoded by the coding sequence ATGGAAACTCGAGCAGCGGTATCGGGCGCGGTGGCACCGCCCGAGGACTGGCCCGCGAGCGCGGACACCACCCTCATGCTGAACCGGATGGGCAGCTTTGACTGGGACCTCGACAGCGGGCTGATGCATCTGGACGAACCGGCGCTCGCTGTTTTCGATCTGCGCCCGGATGAATACGACTCCGACCCCGGCACCCTGCGATGCCGGGTGCCGTCCACCGAGGGGGCCCGGCTGGACGGCCTGGTGGCGCAGGCGATGAAGGACGGCAAGACGTCCTACGGGGCGTACTTCCGGATCCGCCGCCGGGACGGCACGTTGCGCTGGACGCACACCCAGGGCCATATCCAGCGGGACGACGCGGGGCGGCCGCACCGCGTCATCGGCATTGTGCGGGACGCCACCGAGGAGCTCAGCCACTCCACGGACCGGCTCACGCTGGACGCACGCCGCCAGGAGACCAGCGTGGTGGAGGAGACCACCGCCGCCCTGGCCGCAGCACGCACCGTGAGCGATGTCATCGATGTGCTGGAGAGCTCCCGGGGCATGGGCCGGATGGGCGCGGTCAGCCTCATGATGGGCTTCGTTGAGGGCAAGCACATCCGTCTGGTCGCCGAGGGGCGCACCAGCAGTTTCGTACCGGAGCTGGAGTTCACCCGGATAGACGGAGATTTCCCGATGAGCGAGGTCGTACGCACCATGACCTCCCGCTTCATCGAATCGCGCCAGGAGTTCGCCAACCGCTATCCGCGGCTGTGGCCGTATATCGCGCCGCTGAACGCCTCCGCCGCGGCGTATCTGCCACTGATCGCCCAGGGCCGGGCGATCGGCGCGATCGGCCTGCTCTTCCGGGACAAGCACAGCTTCCCACCCGGAGAGCGCGCCCTGCTCACCGCGCTGACCAGCAGCATCGCGCAGAGCCTGCAACGCGCCAAGATGTTTGAGCAGGAGCTGGAGCTCGCCGAGAGCCTGCAGCGGGCCATGCTCCCCCACACCATCCCGAGCATTCCGGGGATAGAGACCGCGGTGAGCTACCGTCCCGCGCGCCAGGTGCGGGACATCGGCGGTGACTGGTACGACGTGATCCCGCTGCCCGGCGGCCGGGTGGCCGCGGTGATCGGCGATGTACAGGGTCATGACACCCATGCCGCGGCGGTGATGGGCCAGCTGCGGATCGTACTGCGGGCATACGCCGCCGAGGGGCACGCCGCCTCCACCGTGATGGCGCGGGCCTCGGCCTTTCTGCATGATCTGGACACCGACCGCTTCGCCACCTGCCTCTACGCCGAGGTTGACCCCACCACGGGCTGGCTCCGGCTGGTGCGGGCCGGTCACCTGGATCCGCTGTTGCAGCGGACCGACGGCACCTGCCGCCTGTTCCCGGTGACGGGCGGGCTGCCGCTGGGGCTGCCGAACCTCGGTCCGCTGGACTATCCCGTGACCGCGATGGAGCTGGAGGTCGGGGAGACCCTGCTGATGTTCACCGATGGCCTCGTCGAGCGGCCCGGTGCCGACGTCGACGACGGAATACAGAATCTCGCCGAGTCCATCGGGCGCGGCCCGGCGGATCTGCGGAAGCTGGCCGACTGGCTGTGCGAGCTGCCCGAAGAGCGGTCCGGGGTGGACGACATGGCGGTGGTGCTGCTGCGCCGGGAGAGGGCCGTGATCCCCCAGCTGGGCCGTCGGCTCCAGTCGGTCGCGCCGGGCGATATGGAGGCTCTGGCGGGAATCCGGCGGCTGGTCCGTGAGGCGGCCCACGCCTGGAACGCCGACGCACGCGGCGACGATGTGGAGCTGGCCGCCCATGAACTCACGGTCAACGCCCTGACCCATACCGAGGGCGGGGCCGTCGTGACCATCCGGCTGCTCGGCGGAGCCGAACGGCGGCTGAGGGTCGAGGTGGAGGACCGGTCCAGCGAGCACCCGGAGCTGCGGACAGCCCGCGATGCGCGGCTCCCGGGACGGGGACTGCTGCTGGTGGACCAGCTGGCCGATGTGTGGGGCGTGGAGTCGCGCGGGGATGGCAAGCGCGTCTGGTGCGAGTTCGTCTGCCCGGCGGAGTGA